In Mercurialis annua linkage group LG6, ddMerAnnu1.2, whole genome shotgun sequence, the following are encoded in one genomic region:
- the LOC130014581 gene encoding beta-glucosidase 11-like isoform X1 gives MRKLGLYFIPIITLNLAFSVFSADQYNRQDFPPGFIFGAATSAYQVEGAANEDGRSPAAWDIFSHGSGAMGVDGYRKYKEDVKLMAQTGLDAYRFSISWSRLLPKGRGAINPKGLQFYNNLINELISHGIEAHVSLYNYDHPQLLEDEYGGWINRNIVKDFTEYAEVCFREFGDRVSSWTTINEPNIFAMGGYDLGVVPPGRCSYPFGINCSKGNSTFEPYLAAHHMLLAHASTVGLYRRKYQDKQHGVIGLTLYAFGLVPITNSTADIAATQRAKDFMYGWFMNPLVFGDYPDIMKKNAHSRIPVLTSEESKLVKGAFDFFGLIHYTTVYIKDNSKTLNLEPRDYTADMAAAMFTDVDHPYVLVPDEFPIRSRGMEALLEHIKQAYGNPHIYIHENGQTNRHNSSLEDISRVEYLEAYIGSLLDAIRNGSNTKGYFVWSFMDLYELLDGYKSGYGLYFVDFDDPDWKRVPKQSAHWYSYFLKGGTVGGVENRSFKSSLVSIV, from the exons ATGAGGAAGCTTGGACTTTATTTCATACCAATAATCACACTTAATTTAGCATTCTCAGTGTTTTCTGCTGACCAATATAACAGGCAAGATTTTCCTCCAGGCTTCATTTTTGGTGCTGCAACTTCTGCTTATCAG GTGGAAGGTGCAGCAAATGAGGATGGACGTAGTCCTGCTGCTTGGGATATCTTTTCTCATGGCA GTGGAGCTATGGGAGTTGACGGGTATCGCAAATATAAG GAAGATGTCAAACTCATGGCTCAAACTGGACTAGATGCCTATAGATTTTCCATTTCATGGTCAAGACTTCTTCCAA AGGGAAGAGGTGCTATCAATCCCAAAGGGTTACAGTTTTACAACAATCTCATCAATGAACTTATTAGCCATG GCATCGAGGCGCATGTTTCGTTATACAATTATGATCATCCGCAGTTGCTTGAAGATGAATATGGAGGGTGGATTAACAGAAATAttgt GAAAGACTTTACAGAATATGCAGAGGTGTGCTTCAGAGAATTTGGTGACAGGGTTTCCTCTTGGACTACTATTAATGAGCCTAACATTTTTGCAATGGGAGGTTATGATCTCGGAGTTGTTCCGCCTGGACGATGCTCCTATCCATTTGGAATCAATTGCTCCAAAGGCAATTCTACTTTCGAGCCCTATTTGGCAGCTCATCATATGTTACTGGCTCATGCATCAACTGTCGGATTATACAGAAGAAAGTATCAG GACAAGCAGCATGGAGTAATAGGGCTCACTCTTTATGCCTTTGGCCTTGTTCCTATAACTAATTCAACGGCAGATATAGCTGCTACACAAAGAGCCAAAGACTTCATGTATGGTTG GTTTATGAATCCATTGGTGTTCGGAGATTATCCGGACATAATGAAGAAGAATGCACACTCAAGAATCCCGGTCTTAACCAGTGAAGAATCCAAATTGGTCAAGGGAGCATTTGACTTCTTCGGGTTGATACATTACACTACAGTTTACATCAAAGATAACTCTAAGACTTTGAATCTGGAACCCAGAGACTATACTGCAGACATGGCTGCAGCTATGTTCA CGGACGTAGACCATCCATATGTATTAGTCCCAGATGAG TTTCCTATAAGGTCTCGGGGTATGGAAGCATTATTGGAGCACATTAAGCAAGCTTATGGAAATCCTCATATTTACATCCACGAAAACG GACAAACGAACCGACATAATTCTTCATTGGAAGATATCTCAAGGGTGGAATATCTGGAAGCATACATTGGGAGTTTACTTGATGCAATCCG GAATGGGTCGAATACGAAAGGGTATTTCGTATGGTCATTTATGGATTTATACGAGTTACTGGATGGCTATAAATCAGGCTATGGTCTCTATTTTGTAGATTTTGATGATCCGGATTGGAAAAGAGTACCAAAGCAATCTGCACATTGGTACTCTTACTTTTTAAAAGGCGGAACAGTTGGCGGAGTTGAAAACAGATCTTTCAAGTCATCGCTTGTTTCTATAGTTTAA
- the LOC130014581 gene encoding beta-glucosidase 22-like isoform X2 produces the protein MGVDGYRKYKEDVKLMAQTGLDAYRFSISWSRLLPKGRGAINPKGLQFYNNLINELISHGIEAHVSLYNYDHPQLLEDEYGGWINRNIVKDFTEYAEVCFREFGDRVSSWTTINEPNIFAMGGYDLGVVPPGRCSYPFGINCSKGNSTFEPYLAAHHMLLAHASTVGLYRRKYQDKQHGVIGLTLYAFGLVPITNSTADIAATQRAKDFMYGWFMNPLVFGDYPDIMKKNAHSRIPVLTSEESKLVKGAFDFFGLIHYTTVYIKDNSKTLNLEPRDYTADMAAAMFTDVDHPYVLVPDEFPIRSRGMEALLEHIKQAYGNPHIYIHENGQTNRHNSSLEDISRVEYLEAYIGSLLDAIRNGSNTKGYFVWSFMDLYELLDGYKSGYGLYFVDFDDPDWKRVPKQSAHWYSYFLKGGTVGGVENRSFKSSLVSIV, from the exons ATGGGAGTTGACGGGTATCGCAAATATAAG GAAGATGTCAAACTCATGGCTCAAACTGGACTAGATGCCTATAGATTTTCCATTTCATGGTCAAGACTTCTTCCAA AGGGAAGAGGTGCTATCAATCCCAAAGGGTTACAGTTTTACAACAATCTCATCAATGAACTTATTAGCCATG GCATCGAGGCGCATGTTTCGTTATACAATTATGATCATCCGCAGTTGCTTGAAGATGAATATGGAGGGTGGATTAACAGAAATAttgt GAAAGACTTTACAGAATATGCAGAGGTGTGCTTCAGAGAATTTGGTGACAGGGTTTCCTCTTGGACTACTATTAATGAGCCTAACATTTTTGCAATGGGAGGTTATGATCTCGGAGTTGTTCCGCCTGGACGATGCTCCTATCCATTTGGAATCAATTGCTCCAAAGGCAATTCTACTTTCGAGCCCTATTTGGCAGCTCATCATATGTTACTGGCTCATGCATCAACTGTCGGATTATACAGAAGAAAGTATCAG GACAAGCAGCATGGAGTAATAGGGCTCACTCTTTATGCCTTTGGCCTTGTTCCTATAACTAATTCAACGGCAGATATAGCTGCTACACAAAGAGCCAAAGACTTCATGTATGGTTG GTTTATGAATCCATTGGTGTTCGGAGATTATCCGGACATAATGAAGAAGAATGCACACTCAAGAATCCCGGTCTTAACCAGTGAAGAATCCAAATTGGTCAAGGGAGCATTTGACTTCTTCGGGTTGATACATTACACTACAGTTTACATCAAAGATAACTCTAAGACTTTGAATCTGGAACCCAGAGACTATACTGCAGACATGGCTGCAGCTATGTTCA CGGACGTAGACCATCCATATGTATTAGTCCCAGATGAG TTTCCTATAAGGTCTCGGGGTATGGAAGCATTATTGGAGCACATTAAGCAAGCTTATGGAAATCCTCATATTTACATCCACGAAAACG GACAAACGAACCGACATAATTCTTCATTGGAAGATATCTCAAGGGTGGAATATCTGGAAGCATACATTGGGAGTTTACTTGATGCAATCCG GAATGGGTCGAATACGAAAGGGTATTTCGTATGGTCATTTATGGATTTATACGAGTTACTGGATGGCTATAAATCAGGCTATGGTCTCTATTTTGTAGATTTTGATGATCCGGATTGGAAAAGAGTACCAAAGCAATCTGCACATTGGTACTCTTACTTTTTAAAAGGCGGAACAGTTGGCGGAGTTGAAAACAGATCTTTCAAGTCATCGCTTGTTTCTATAGTTTAA
- the LOC126654006 gene encoding E3 ubiquitin-protein ligase RFI2: MDGADHLLHHSAADEDEPSSSGISCSICLDTVSDNGARSTAKLQCGHQFHLDCIGSAFNMKGAMQCPNCRKVEKGQWLYANGSNRVLPEMSMDDWIPDEDIYDHLTSFSEMQYRLQWCPYELGRVGPPFEEVESPSTTYYDPRGHHSVYAEQTAASSVAHSYVAYVGQLPPNASRSNESIDDTNFNHHWNGLSGRHDIISTHAFPAINFQYHTTWGRGSPPFSISSTHINNVDPASVPLPYRSSNGEPDTRTRSTSLHPIMFGNGSGPSGGSSFVSSLVPRHPGSNARTNERIHSFHRQQSSSLPGIPSPIIHGIRRFDSPRGLPIVVPAPPQRDHSGGLVILPPNSSSQNSQEAENPMPNHYRAWEREHLPPFQQSFDGWGSFHHNAGGGPNLGNRSGSFWHGHS; encoded by the exons ATGGACGGCGCCGATCACCTCCTTCATCATTCTGCTGCCGATGAAGACGAGCCTTCCTCTTCTGGGATTTCGTGCTCCATTTGTCTCGATACGGTGTCGGATAATGGGGCTAGATCTACAGCTAAGCTCCAATGTGGCCATCAATTTCACCTCG ATTGTATTGGCTCCGCATTTAATATGAAAGGAGCAATGCAATGTCCGAATTGTAGAAAGGTTGAGAAAGGTCAATGGCTGTATGCAAACGGGTCTAATCGCGTGTTACCAGAGATGAGCATGGATGATTGGATTCCTGATGAAGACATCTATGATCATCTAACTAGTTTTTCTGAAATG CAATATAGACTTCAGTGGTGTCCGTACGAATTAGGACGAGTTGGTCCACCTTTTGA GGAAGTAGAATCTCCGTCAACCACCT ATTATGACCCAAGGGGACACCATTCTGTATATGCTGAACAAACTGCTGCATCATCAGTGGCTCATTCGTATGTTGCATATGTTGGACAACTCCCTCCAAATGCATCAAGATCTAATGAGAGCATTGACGATACTAATTTTAATCATCACTGGAATGGTCTATCCGGACGCCATGATATCATCAGTACCCATGCTTTTCCTGCCATTAATTTCCAATACCATACTACTTGGGGCCGCGGCTCCCCTCCTTTCTCTATATCTAGCACACACATAAATAATGTGGACCCAGCATCTGTTCCTCTTCCATATAGATCTTCTAATGGCGAACCAGATACAAGAACAAGGTCCACGTCTTTGCACCCAATTATGTTTGGTAACGG ATCTGGTCCGTCCGGTGGCAGTTCATTTGTCTCCTCACTCGTTCCTCGTCATCCAGGAAGCAATGCTCGGACCAATGAAAGGATCCACAGCTTCCATCGTCAACAGTCAAGCAGTTTGCCTGGTATTCCTTCACCTATCATTCATGGTATTAGAAGATTTGACAGTCCTAGGGGATTGCCGATAGTAGTGCCAGCACCCCCTCAACGAGATCATAGCGGTGGCTTGGTAATCCTTCCTCCAAATTCATCCAGCCAGAACTCACAAGAAGCCGAAAATCCGATGCCAAATCATTATCGGGCCTGGGAAAGAGAGCATTTGCCTCCTTTTCAGCAATCATTTGATGGCTGGGGATCATTTCATCATAATGCTGGTGGTGGCCCGAATCTGGGCAACAGATCTGGCAGCTTTTGGCATGGCCACTCTTAG
- the LOC126685962 gene encoding universal stress protein PHOS34, translating to MARSEKEVMIVGADDSEHSLYALEWTLDRFFVSFGPNFPFKLVVVHAKPTATSAVGMVGPGAAEVLPYIDSDLRKIAAGVLHKAKDICTSKSVTDVIYETVEGDARNVLCEAVERHHASVLVVGSHGYGAIKRAVLGSVSDYCTHHAHCTVMVVKKPKVKH from the exons atggCGAGATCGGAGAAGGAAGTGATGATCGTCGGAGCAGACGACAGCGAGCATAGCTTGTACGCTTTAGAATGGACTCTCGAtcgtttttttgtttcttttggtCCTAATTTTCCTTTTAAGCTCGTCGTCGTTCACGCCAAACCTACTGCCACCTCCGCCGTCGGTATGGTCGGACCTG GAGCTGCGGAGGTTTTGCCGTATATTGACTCGGATTTGAGAAAGATAGCTGCCGGAGTTCTTCACAAGGCGAAGGATATCTGTACCAGTAAATCT GTTACTGATGTGATATATGAAACGGTGGAAGGCGATGCTAGGAATGTTCTGTGCGAGGCTGTAGAAAGACACCACGCTTCTGTACTGGTTGTTGGCAGCCATGGCTATGGAGCTATTAAAAG GGCGGTTTTAGGGAGCGTGAGTGATTATTGCACTCATCATGCTCATTGTACTGTGATGGTCGTCAAAAAGCCTAAGGTCAAGCATTAA
- the LOC126687878 gene encoding uncharacterized protein LOC126687878, with translation MSLITNSGNNTLKALIYYNGKWDANFNYSDYIMKGIIIPDDTNFENLRSMIANILQVNYWETNMEIKYQLENNGQTLKVEDDNSLIFYLEMRKSDSMITKFPLCISTKKSEEQPQLSMINSNSSTTVNEEQTENVVSKDSPMDFVEYADFFRKQISIEVEEAESKLEDYRIITDPNQKEVYVGQIFKDKTIMKTCLSLYAIANNFQFKVIKSCTIEYVLNCLDRNCKWSLRASRDGRTSMFLIRRLNNIHTCSVDIRMEEKRQATSSIVAEVIKSKFLNVKTIYTPGDIISDFQKEYGVILNYNKAWRAKEKALGLIRGNPRDSYGVLPSYFHMILETNLGSVVDIQTAEDNRFLYAFMALDASIKGWKYCRPLVVTDGTFLKSNYGGTLLTACTQDGNGKIFPLAFAIVDSENDASWEYFFRKFKEAFGEKDGLCIVSDRCESISKAKNKLFPQASHGICMFHLLNNLKSKFKNKDNKVKECFYAAAKSYTVMKFDYHMKELDNINVQIRPYLMKIGKEKRARVYSKFPRYSTMTSNIAESMNAANKAARDLPVTTLLEYLRSLIQNWSYTNRTIAASTFTKLTNRAEEQLRENYSYSLRMKFTPSMTALYSVQDGTNTYIVKLKEKTCTCSRFQMDEMPCAHALTVLSSLYQDPYQYCSSFFSKENLVAVYEGVVYPMPSKNNWDISAEIEGMTVHPPIALVPAGRPRKQRIKSSAEGKQQNKCGRLIDIIHRVFIDCF, from the exons ATGAGCTTAATCACCAATTCTG GAAATAACACACTTAAGGCTCTCATATACTATAATGGAAAATGGGATGCAAATTTTAATTACTCAGACTACATAATGAAAGGAATTATAATACCAGATGACACAAATTTTGAAAACCTCCGGTCAATGATAGCAAATATACTACAAGTTAACTATTGGGAAACCAACATGGAGATCAAATATCAGTTGGAGAACAACGGTCAAACTTTAAAAGTTGAAGACGACAACAGCCTCATATTTTACCTTGAAATGAGAAAGAGTGACTCTATGATAACAAAGTTTCCGCTTTGCATTTCAACCAAAAAATCTGAAGAACAACCCCAACTATCGATGATTAACAGCAACTCTTCGACGACAGTGAATGAAGAGCAAACAGAAAATGTAGTATCCAAAGACTCACCCATGGATTTTGTAGAATATGCTGATTTTTTCAGAAAACAGATCAGTATAGAAGTTGAAGAAGCTGAAAGTAAACTAGAAGACTACCGAATTATAACTGATCCAAATCAAAAAGAAGTCTATGTTGGGCAAATCTTTAAAGATAAAACGATCATGAAGACATGTTTGAGTTTATATGCAATTGCTAACAACTTTCAGTTTAAAGTGATTAAATCATGCACAATTGAGTATGTACTCAATTGTTTGGATAGAAATTGCAAATGGAGTTTAAGGGCTTCAAGAGATGGAAGGACAAGCATGTTTCTTATTAGAAGACTCAACAACATTCACACATGCTCAGTAGACATTAGAATGGAAGAAAAAAGGCAGGCAACATCTTCAATTGTAGCAGAGGTGATAAAATCAAAGTTTTTGAATGTCAAAACAATTTACACACCTGGAGACATAATTTCAGACTTTCAAAAGGAATATGGTGTGATTTTGAATTACAATAAAGCTTGGAGAGCGAAGGAAAAGGCGCTTGGACTGATTAGAGGTAATCCACGTGACTCTTATGGTGTTTTGCCTAGTTACTTTCACATGATTTTGGAAACAAATCTCGGATCAGTAGTAGACATTCAAACTGCAGAAGACAATAGATTTCTATATGCTTTTATGGCGCTCGATGCTTCGATAAAGGGCTGGAAATATTGCAGACCGTTGGTTGTAACAGATGGTACTttcttaaaatcaaattatggTGGAACTCTATTGACAGCATGCACACAAGATGGAAACGGTAAAATTTTTCCTCTAGCATTTGCTATTGTCGACTCTGAGAATGACGCTTCATGGGAATACTTTTTTCGAAAGTTCAAAGAAGCTTTTGGTGAAAAGGATGGACTTTGTATCGTATCAGATAGATGTGAAAGCATTTCTAAGGCAAAAAACAAGCTATTTCCTCAAGCAAGTCACGGGATATGTATGTTTCATCTTCTGAATAATCTGAAATCTAAATTCAAGAATAAAGATAATAAGGTTAAAGAATGTTTTTATGCTGCTGCAAAGTCATACACAGTTATGAAGTTTGACTACCACATGAAGGAGCTTGATAACATAAATGTACAAATTCGACCCTACCTAATGAAAATCGGAAAAGAAAAACGGGCAAGGGTGTACTCAAAATTCCCAAGGTACTCAACAATGACATCAAATATTGCTGAGTCTATGAATGCAGCTAACAAAGCAGCTAGAGATTTACCGGTAACAACACTTCTGGAATATTTGAGGAGTTTGATTCAAAATTGGAGTTACACAAATAGGACTATTGCAGCATCAACATTTACAAAGCTGACAAATAGAGCAGAAGAGCAGCTCAGAGAAAACTACTCATATTCTTTAAGAATGAAG ttcACACCATCAATGACAGCTTTATACAGTGTGCAAGATGGAACTAACACATACATAGTCAAGCTAAAGGAAAAGACATGCACATGTAGTAGATTTCAAATGGATGAAATGCCATGTGCCCATGCACTTACAGTATTGAGCTCATTATACCAAGATCCATATCAGTATTGCTCATCTTTTTTCAGCAAAGAAAACTTGGTTGCAGTTTATGAGGGTGTTGTCTATCCAATGCCAAGCAAAAACAATTGGGATATATCTGCTGAAATTGAAGGAATGACAGTTCATCCACCTATAGCACTAGTACCAGCTGGAAGACCAAGAAAACAAAGAATAAAGTCATCAGCGGAAGGGAAACAGCAAAACAAATGTGGAAGAT TAATTGACATTATACACAGAGTATTCATTGATTGTTTCTAG
- the LOC126687879 gene encoding uncharacterized protein LOC126687879 has protein sequence MIQINLLKSLIANKRPQKTEIQAKEENQKVENVTKNKFQAEEDLHKISLSNGYWTMTSNIAESFNAAIKSARELPVATLLEYLRVLVQEWSYKNRNIASYTMTKLTNKAEEALRENYSLARRMKVIPSVTCIYSVEDGTKTSIVDLIERTCSCCRFQKDELPCAHAVAVFCKYHMDPYQYCAEFFKKENLVKIYEAIVFPMPSQSDWDDAEDMEYTDVLPPIEKIPAGRPKKQRLKPCHERKEKNTCSRCGNRGHNKKNMP, from the exons ATGATACAAATAAATCTATTAAAATCCTTAATTGCTAATAAAAGACCACAGAAAACGGAGATTCAAGCAAAAGAAGAAAATCAAAAAGTCGAAAACgtgacaaaaaataaatttcaagcaGAAGAAGACCTTCATAAAATCAGCCTTTCAAATGG GTACTGGACAATGACATCGAATATTGCTGAGTCTTTTAATGCAGCAATCAAATCAGCAAGGGAATTACCAGTTGCAACACTTCTGGAATATTTGAGGGTATTAGTTCAAGAGTGGAGCTACAAAAATAGAAACATAGCTTCTTATACTATGACAAAACTGACAAATAAAGCAGAAGAAGCACTTAGGGAAAACTATTCACTAGCTAGAAGAATGAAG GTTATTCCATCAGTAACATGTATATATAGTGTGGAAGATGGCACAAAGACTTCAATAGTAGATCTCATTGAGAGGACATGCAGTTGTTGTAGATTCCAAAAAGATGAGCTACCTTGTGCACATGCAGTTGCAGTGTTTTGCAAATACCACATGGATCCCTATCAATATTGTgcagaattttttaaaaaagaaaatttagtgAAAATATATGAGGCTATTGTTTTTCCAATGCCTAGCCAAAGCGATTGGGATGACGCCGAAGACATGGAATATACCGACGTTCTTCCGCCAATAGAAAAAATTCCAGCAGGACGACCGAAGAAACAAAGATTGAAGCCATGTCAtgagagaaaggaaaaaaatacaTGTAGCAGATGTGGAAACCGGGGgcataacaaaaaaaacatgCCGTAA